A region from the Gemmatimonadota bacterium genome encodes:
- a CDS encoding sodium:solute symporter family protein → MELHWIDWAVIATYGVLALAIGVFFARRAGQGTEDFFLAGRKLPWWLLGTSMVATTFSTDTPNLVTDLVRNGGVSQNWAWWAFAITGMCTVFFYAKLWRRSGALTDMSFYELRYSGPQAAFLRGFRAIYLGIFFNVMIMASVTLAAIKIGGVLLGLSKFQTVTLAATVTVIYSATSGLWGVVVTDLLLFVIAMIGSVAAAWFALAHPDVGGLSGLFTNPAVQGRLSLLPNFGDPKTALAIFIVPVAVQWWSTWYPGAEPGGGGYVAQRMLAARDEKESMLSTLWFNVAHYALRPWPWMIVALASLVVYPDLASLTARFPNLDPSIVRDDLAYPAMLVFLPSGLLGLVVASLAAAYMSTISTHLNWGASYVVDDVYRRFLAPDQDERHYVQVGRVTTVVLIVLASTVALWLENAWQAFQILLQIGAGTGLVFLLRWFWWRINAWTEIAAMIVSFAVAVWFQFVHTRIGLPAVDPTAQLLIGVAITTAGWLFVTFVTRPVDTATLQRYYDLIHPAGHGWRYVVDTGGDGGDGTIPAAVAGWFLGCTTIYAALFGTGYLLYGRLSLALFAYAIFAVAGWGVLRVLPRVSLTR, encoded by the coding sequence ATGGAGCTGCACTGGATCGATTGGGCCGTCATCGCCACCTACGGCGTCCTGGCGCTGGCCATCGGCGTGTTCTTCGCTCGCCGCGCAGGCCAAGGCACGGAGGACTTCTTCCTGGCCGGCCGCAAGCTCCCCTGGTGGCTGCTGGGCACCTCGATGGTGGCCACGACGTTCTCGACCGACACGCCCAATCTGGTGACGGACCTGGTCCGCAACGGCGGCGTCTCCCAGAACTGGGCCTGGTGGGCGTTCGCGATCACCGGCATGTGCACGGTGTTCTTCTACGCAAAGCTCTGGCGGCGCTCGGGCGCGCTGACCGACATGAGCTTCTACGAGCTCCGCTACTCCGGCCCCCAGGCGGCCTTTCTGCGCGGCTTTCGCGCGATCTACCTCGGGATCTTCTTCAACGTGATGATCATGGCCTCGGTCACCCTGGCCGCGATCAAGATCGGGGGCGTGCTGCTGGGCCTGTCCAAGTTCCAGACGGTCACCCTGGCGGCCACGGTCACGGTCATCTACTCCGCGACCTCGGGCCTATGGGGCGTGGTGGTAACCGATCTGCTGCTGTTCGTCATCGCGATGATCGGCTCCGTGGCCGCGGCCTGGTTCGCACTGGCCCATCCCGACGTGGGTGGACTGTCCGGTCTGTTCACGAACCCGGCCGTGCAGGGCCGGCTCTCCCTGCTACCGAACTTCGGCGACCCCAAGACGGCCCTGGCCATCTTCATCGTGCCCGTGGCGGTGCAATGGTGGAGCACCTGGTACCCTGGCGCCGAGCCCGGGGGTGGCGGATATGTCGCGCAACGCATGCTGGCCGCGCGCGACGAAAAGGAGTCGATGCTCTCGACGCTGTGGTTCAACGTGGCGCACTACGCGCTCCGGCCCTGGCCCTGGATGATCGTGGCCCTGGCGTCTCTGGTGGTGTACCCGGACCTGGCTTCGCTGACGGCTCGCTTCCCCAACCTGGATCCGTCCATCGTGCGGGACGATCTGGCCTACCCTGCCATGCTGGTCTTTCTGCCGAGCGGGCTTCTGGGGTTGGTGGTGGCCTCCCTGGCGGCCGCCTACATGTCCACCATCAGCACGCACCTCAACTGGGGCGCGTCCTATGTGGTGGACGACGTCTACCGCCGCTTCCTGGCTCCCGACCAGGACGAGCGCCACTACGTCCAGGTGGGTCGTGTCACGACGGTGGTCTTGATCGTACTGGCCTCGACGGTGGCCCTTTGGCTGGAGAACGCCTGGCAGGCGTTCCAGATTCTGCTGCAGATCGGCGCAGGCACCGGCCTCGTCTTCCTGCTGCGCTGGTTCTGGTGGCGCATCAACGCCTGGACGGAGATCGCGGCCATGATCGTCTCGTTCGCGGTGGCGGTGTGGTTCCAGTTCGTGCACACCCGCATCGGGCTACCCGCGGTCGATCCCACTGCGCAACTCTTGATCGGCGTGGCGATCACAACGGCGGGATGGCTGTTTGTCACGTTCGTCACGCGACCCGTCGACACTGCGACGCTACAGCGCTACTACGACCTGATCCATCCAGCGGGCCATGGCTGGCGGTACGTGGTCGACACGGGCGGCGACGGCGGGGACGGCACCATCCCCGCGGCGGTGGCTGGGTGGTTCCTGGGCTGCACGACCATCTATGCGGCCCTCTTTGGAACCGGCTACCTGCTCTACGGGCGCCTGTCCCTGGCGTTGTTCGCGTATGCGATCTTCGCTGTGGCGGGCTGGGGTGTGTTGCGCGTGTTGCCCCGCGTCAGCCTGACGCGCTGA
- a CDS encoding M1 family metallopeptidase, which produces MKMRTLILHVAATALLLTPLSAQMADRLPPTNQEMFAPLEMPDPTSVRSPTGEPGPAYWQQSADYRIRASLDPSAHRVTGSETITYTNHSPDALEFLWIQLEQNLFRPGSRGALVNSGSRWRGAFEEGGIDLRRIEVIQDGKRYTPATMIDDTRMRVDLQTPVAESGGRVEVEIEWSFVVPEYGADRMGRLQGQDGWVYELAQWYPRMYVYDDVDGWNPLPYLGQGEFYLDYGNYEVEITVPRDHIVVAGGHLTNAPEVLTAEQQRRLERARGSTQTVAIVAADEVGSAASRPSGSGPLTWKFTLENARDFSWAASRAFIWDASSWEDVLLQSAYPREGLGTADNPGWEHSTEYLRHTIPYYSAQWFRYPYPVAVNVAGIVGGMEYPGIVFCSVQARGQGLFGVTDHEFGHTWFPMIVGNDERRYAWMDEGFNTFLNHYSNLAFYGEEAQRAQRTSSGYITSQMLAATADQPIETYPDVLRREGLGFMAYRKPGYGLILLRELVLGNERFDQAFRSYVANWAFKHPKPWDFYRMMEEVSGEQLAWFWRGWYRTTETLDQAVTEVAFAEGTTRVQLRNQAGLVMPVPLEIELEDGSTLRETLPAEVWARGDDYMLELFTRLPPVRVTLDPDALLPDTDRANDVWRARPVS; this is translated from the coding sequence ATGAAGATGCGGACCCTGATCCTCCACGTGGCCGCGACGGCCCTGCTGTTGACGCCCCTCTCCGCCCAGATGGCGGACCGGCTTCCCCCGACCAACCAGGAGATGTTCGCCCCTCTGGAGATGCCCGATCCCACGTCGGTCAGGTCTCCCACGGGCGAACCGGGACCCGCCTATTGGCAGCAGAGTGCAGACTACCGCATCCGAGCGTCGCTGGACCCGTCGGCGCATCGCGTCACGGGTTCGGAGACGATCACCTACACGAACCACTCGCCCGACGCGCTGGAGTTCCTCTGGATCCAGCTCGAACAGAACCTGTTCCGTCCAGGGTCCCGAGGCGCGCTGGTGAACTCGGGGTCGCGCTGGCGGGGAGCCTTCGAAGAGGGGGGGATCGATCTGCGCCGCATCGAGGTGATCCAGGACGGCAAGCGCTACACACCGGCCACCATGATCGACGACACGCGCATGCGCGTCGACCTCCAAACGCCCGTCGCTGAGTCCGGCGGCCGCGTTGAAGTGGAGATCGAATGGTCCTTCGTCGTGCCCGAGTACGGCGCCGACCGCATGGGGCGCCTGCAGGGACAGGACGGCTGGGTATACGAGCTGGCCCAGTGGTATCCACGCATGTACGTGTACGACGACGTAGATGGCTGGAACCCCCTTCCCTACCTCGGGCAGGGCGAGTTCTACCTCGACTACGGGAACTACGAGGTCGAGATCACCGTGCCGCGCGATCACATCGTCGTGGCCGGTGGACACCTCACCAACGCGCCCGAAGTGCTCACCGCGGAGCAGCAACGTCGCCTGGAGCGCGCGCGTGGCAGTACGCAGACGGTGGCCATCGTCGCAGCCGACGAAGTGGGGTCTGCTGCGAGCCGGCCGTCCGGCTCGGGGCCCCTGACCTGGAAGTTCACGCTGGAGAACGCCCGCGACTTCAGCTGGGCTGCCTCACGCGCCTTCATCTGGGACGCTTCGTCCTGGGAGGACGTGCTGCTTCAGTCCGCCTACCCGCGAGAGGGTCTGGGCACGGCCGACAACCCGGGGTGGGAGCATTCGACGGAGTATCTGCGCCACACGATTCCGTATTACTCGGCGCAGTGGTTCCGCTACCCGTATCCCGTGGCCGTCAATGTTGCGGGCATCGTCGGTGGCATGGAGTACCCGGGCATCGTGTTCTGCTCGGTGCAGGCCCGTGGACAGGGGCTGTTCGGCGTGACCGACCACGAGTTCGGACACACGTGGTTCCCGATGATCGTGGGCAACGACGAACGTCGCTACGCGTGGATGGACGAGGGCTTCAACACCTTCCTCAACCACTATTCGAACCTCGCCTTCTACGGAGAGGAAGCGCAGCGCGCGCAGCGCACCAGCTCGGGCTACATCACCAGCCAGATGCTGGCAGCCACGGCAGACCAACCCATCGAGACCTATCCGGACGTGCTCAGGCGCGAAGGCTTGGGCTTCATGGCCTACCGCAAGCCCGGCTACGGACTGATCCTGCTCCGCGAACTCGTGCTCGGGAATGAGCGCTTCGACCAGGCCTTCCGTTCCTATGTGGCCAATTGGGCATTCAAGCATCCCAAGCCCTGGGACTTCTATCGGATGATGGAAGAGGTGAGCGGAGAGCAGCTCGCCTGGTTCTGGCGCGGCTGGTACCGCACCACCGAGACCCTGGACCAGGCCGTCACCGAGGTGGCCTTCGCAGAGGGCACCACACGCGTCCAGCTACGGAACCAAGCGGGTCTGGTGATGCCGGTGCCTCTGGAGATCGAGCTCGAGGACGGGAGTACTCTGCGAGAGACCTTGCCCGCCGAGGTCTGGGCCCGAGGCGACGACTACATGTTGGAGCTGTTCACCCGGCTGCCACCGGTCCGGGTCACCCTGGATCCGGACGCGCTCCTTCCCGACACCGACCGGGCCAACGACGTCTGGCGGGCCAGGCCGGTGAGCTGA
- a CDS encoding YciI family protein translates to MKYMLLLYEDEANWDGVEMTPEVMEPWMKYSQRVQEAGVYISGAGLQPTTAATTVRVRGGKVLTTDGPFAETKEQLGGYYLLECSDLDEALRWAAEIPIAPVGSVEVRPLLDV, encoded by the coding sequence ATGAAGTACATGCTGCTGCTCTACGAAGACGAGGCGAACTGGGACGGGGTGGAGATGACTCCCGAAGTGATGGAGCCCTGGATGAAGTACTCGCAGCGTGTCCAGGAGGCCGGAGTCTACATTTCGGGGGCTGGTCTGCAGCCGACCACCGCCGCCACGACGGTTCGGGTTCGCGGTGGTAAGGTCCTCACCACGGACGGACCCTTCGCGGAGACCAAGGAGCAGCTGGGCGGCTATTACCTGCTCGAGTGTTCCGACCTCGATGAAGCCTTGCGCTGGGCGGCGGAGATCCCGATCGCGCCGGTAGGCTCGGTCGAGGTCCGTCCGCTCCTGGATGTCTGA
- a CDS encoding proline racemase family protein, with protein sequence MRTQRMITAVDAHAGGEPGRVITGGVLSPPGRTVYEKMRHLERYGDALRLWMLREPRGYPALCCNLLVEPCHPEADAGFIIMEQTEYPPMSGSNTICVATVLIETGMVEAVEPLTHLTLETPAGLVRVEATVRGGRVERVRFENVPSFAVHLDAEIEVPTLGRVRVDVAWGGMFHVIADATQLGLELVPERGDQLARAGALLTAAAREQLPAVHPDNPGIAGVSIAQLSGPARGAHADLRNVVVVSTATVDWDRPETWRGAIDRSPCGTGTCARMATLHARGQLGLGEPFRHEGILGTVWTGTLQRQTEIAGTAAVVPQLEGRAWITGIAQYLLDASDPFPTGFTVGDLWG encoded by the coding sequence ATGCGGACTCAGCGGATGATCACAGCAGTGGACGCCCACGCCGGCGGGGAGCCCGGCCGGGTCATCACCGGAGGCGTCCTTTCTCCGCCCGGACGCACGGTGTACGAGAAGATGCGTCACCTCGAGCGCTACGGAGACGCGTTGCGTCTGTGGATGCTCCGGGAGCCCCGCGGCTATCCCGCGCTCTGCTGCAATCTGTTGGTCGAGCCCTGCCATCCGGAGGCGGATGCCGGGTTCATCATCATGGAGCAGACCGAATACCCGCCGATGTCCGGCAGCAACACCATCTGCGTCGCCACCGTCCTGATCGAGACCGGAATGGTGGAGGCGGTCGAGCCTCTGACGCACCTGACGCTGGAGACGCCCGCGGGGCTGGTGCGCGTCGAGGCCACCGTGCGGGGCGGCCGCGTGGAGCGCGTGCGCTTCGAGAACGTCCCCTCGTTCGCCGTGCACCTGGATGCGGAGATCGAGGTCCCCACGCTGGGACGGGTGCGGGTCGACGTCGCCTGGGGCGGCATGTTCCATGTGATCGCCGACGCGACGCAGCTCGGCCTGGAGCTGGTTCCCGAGCGCGGCGACCAGTTGGCGCGAGCCGGTGCCCTGCTCACGGCGGCGGCCCGTGAGCAACTTCCGGCGGTGCACCCCGACAACCCGGGGATCGCGGGAGTCTCGATTGCTCAGCTCTCCGGCCCGGCCCGTGGCGCGCACGCCGACCTGCGCAACGTGGTGGTGGTCAGCACCGCGACGGTCGATTGGGACCGCCCGGAGACCTGGCGCGGAGCCATCGACCGGTCGCCGTGTGGCACCGGCACCTGTGCGCGCATGGCCACGCTGCATGCTCGGGGTCAATTGGGGCTCGGCGAGCCTTTCCGGCACGAAGGGATCCTGGGCACGGTCTGGACCGGAACGTTGCAGCGCCAAACCGAGATCGCCGGCACGGCGGCCGTGGTTCCTCAGCTGGAGGGTCGGGCCTGGATCACCGGGATCGCACAGTACCTGCTGGATGCCTCGGACCCCTTCCCCACCGGCTTCACCGTGGGCGATCTGTGGGGGTAG
- a CDS encoding DUF6596 domain-containing protein, translating to MSDPSAERSTAPAGPPLAGAARAALDRVFRRDRGSILANLIRLTGEFEHAEDALQDAVSEALDRWPHSGVPRQPAAWLHTAARRRAIDRIRRSERFREKAAVLSRLEGAQGAAEGLPDDAVVADDRLRLIFTCCHPALPIEARIALTLKTIVGLTTQEIARAFLIEEPALAQRIVRAKRKITSAGIPYRVPEPADLPERLAAVLQVIYLIFTEGHFSSGDAELVRSELSDEALRLGASLVELLPGEPEARGLLALLLLADARRHARLDEAGRLVLLERQDRSRWDRGKIAHGLLELERALGERRPGPFQIQAAIAAVHAVAPRADATDWAEILALYDQLTIVAPTPVVALNRAVAVAMSDGPEAGLRLLDDLGREPGLRTYGPYQVARADLLRRAGREVEALAAYEAAVEMATNPAERAYLQSWVDALGDGARGRREAAV from the coding sequence ATGTCTGATCCGAGCGCCGAGCGGTCCACCGCACCCGCCGGCCCACCGCTGGCGGGTGCGGCCCGGGCCGCTCTGGACCGCGTGTTTCGACGCGACCGGGGCTCGATCCTGGCCAACCTCATCCGTTTGACCGGCGAGTTCGAGCACGCCGAGGACGCGCTGCAGGACGCCGTGAGCGAAGCCCTCGACCGTTGGCCCCACAGCGGCGTGCCGCGCCAGCCCGCGGCCTGGCTCCACACCGCCGCTCGGCGCCGAGCCATCGACCGCATCCGTCGCAGCGAACGCTTCCGCGAAAAGGCGGCGGTGCTGTCTCGACTGGAGGGAGCACAGGGGGCTGCCGAGGGTCTCCCCGACGACGCCGTTGTGGCGGACGATCGTCTGCGGCTGATCTTCACGTGTTGTCACCCGGCCTTGCCCATCGAGGCGCGTATCGCCCTCACGCTCAAGACCATCGTCGGTCTCACCACGCAGGAGATCGCACGGGCCTTCCTGATCGAGGAGCCCGCGCTGGCGCAGCGCATCGTGCGCGCCAAGCGGAAGATCACCTCTGCGGGGATCCCGTACCGCGTCCCCGAGCCGGCGGACCTGCCGGAACGCCTCGCTGCGGTGCTGCAGGTGATCTACCTGATCTTCACGGAGGGACACTTCTCCTCCGGAGATGCCGAGCTGGTGCGCTCGGAGTTGAGCGACGAGGCGCTGCGCCTCGGCGCGAGCCTCGTGGAGCTGCTTCCAGGCGAGCCGGAGGCACGCGGCCTGCTGGCGTTGCTGTTGCTCGCGGATGCCCGTCGCCACGCGCGGCTGGACGAGGCCGGCCGGCTCGTCCTGCTGGAGCGGCAGGACCGGTCGCGCTGGGACCGGGGCAAGATCGCCCACGGCCTGCTCGAGCTCGAGCGCGCCCTCGGGGAGCGGCGTCCCGGACCCTTCCAGATCCAGGCCGCGATCGCCGCGGTGCATGCGGTCGCGCCGCGGGCCGACGCGACGGACTGGGCGGAGATTCTGGCGCTATACGATCAGTTGACGATCGTCGCCCCCACTCCGGTGGTCGCTCTGAACCGGGCCGTGGCCGTGGCGATGAGCGACGGACCCGAAGCCGGATTGCGGCTCCTGGACGACCTCGGACGCGAGCCGGGCCTCCGCACCTATGGGCCCTATCAGGTGGCACGTGCCGACCTGCTCCGTCGGGCGGGGCGGGAAGTGGAGGCACTCGCGGCCTACGAGGCTGCGGTCGAGATGGCGACAAACCCCGCGGAGCGTGCCTACCTGCAGTCCTGGGTGGATGCCTTGGGGGATGGGGCGAGGGGTCGCAGGGAGGCGGCGGTTTGA
- a CDS encoding prepilin-type N-terminal cleavage/methylation domain-containing protein: MSRHRLGRAGFSLPELFSAMVMVGILAAIAVPRLRGPIGRADAAKVLSDFNSIRHAAYEVLEDKGRFPLSGTPGVVPAEMAGAVPEFQYKGLTYTWTAVDLRSTPGGVFGGRALGLLMVTFNGKLDVADALQGHEAKPIAGGVLFDYYWTPTQALFLILE, from the coding sequence ATGAGCCGCCACCGCCTCGGCCGGGCGGGCTTCAGCCTTCCCGAGCTGTTCTCCGCCATGGTGATGGTGGGCATCCTGGCCGCGATCGCGGTGCCGCGCCTGCGCGGCCCCATCGGGCGGGCGGACGCCGCCAAGGTCCTTTCCGACTTCAACTCGATCCGCCACGCCGCCTATGAGGTCCTCGAGGACAAGGGCCGCTTTCCCCTGTCGGGAACCCCGGGCGTCGTTCCGGCCGAAATGGCCGGCGCGGTCCCAGAGTTTCAGTACAAGGGACTCACCTATACGTGGACGGCCGTCGATCTGCGCTCCACACCGGGGGGCGTGTTCGGTGGACGCGCGCTGGGCCTGCTCATGGTCACGTTCAACGGCAAGCTGGACGTCGCCGATGCCCTGCAGGGGCACGAGGCCAAGCCCATCGCAGGCGGTGTGCTGTTCGACTACTACTGGACGCCGACCCAGGCGTTGTTCCTCATCCTGGAGTAG
- a CDS encoding DPP IV N-terminal domain-containing protein yields MSGLLTAVLLAASVTPRLGAQAAPEPGWVGGPGSANYELAARFAPYKIRDLVGSLSVTPRWIEHGDRFWYEWEDSQGKTFVIVDPVRGTRRLLFDRDRIAAELTRLTRDPWDAQHLPIRNIRFIDDNTLQFEVQTSQDEVITEADTVQEQDQEQERSRSRRPRTRKQVMYFEYDVNSQALRLLEDYEAPDLHPSWASVSPDTAWVVFSRHFDLWMMSYDEYRKILDARRGKSGAEADSAEMKVEVAEVRLTTDGEEHYSYGFAGRGDTDDETRKEYDKRQRSGASWSHDSRWFALTRQDRREVGDLWVVHATGNKRPQLETYKYDMPGEENVTQTELWVFDMEARAIKQLDDSPWKDQRMGVFDDPDSRGGGGFFGGGGNGSEEMPITRWLSDRSGELYFWRRSRDQHRVDVLVADPETGSVRVVIEERLNTYIEHQNPYRLSNGDLIWWSEQDGWAHLYRVAADGTRTQLTSGPWHVDGVEGVDETRGFVFFTANAREEGEDPYYRHLYRVGVSGTGLSLLDPGDFDHQVAVSESNRYFVDTYSRVNTTPASALFDSNGRKVMDLETADLSRLEAAGYQMPEPYRVKAADGVTDLYGVMYKPYDFDPERVYPIVAYVYPGPQTESVAKAFSLAPFEQGLAQFGFIVITIGNRGGHPDRSKWYHNYGYGNLRDYGLADKKAAIEQLADEHGFIDRDRVGIYGHSGGGFMSTAAMLVYPDFFKVAVSSSGNHNNDVYNQNWSEKHDGIKEIVGDDGEVSFEYDIQKNSDLAANLKGHLLLTTGDVDNNVHHAGTFRMAEALIRAGKRFDFFVFPGQRHGYGNMSDYWYWLRAEYFVRNLLGDSQWNADRVELQVETPKTGGRAGS; encoded by the coding sequence ATGTCAGGTCTACTCACCGCGGTCCTCCTTGCTGCTTCCGTCACCCCCCGCCTCGGCGCGCAGGCCGCGCCGGAACCCGGGTGGGTCGGTGGTCCGGGATCGGCCAACTACGAGCTGGCGGCGCGCTTCGCGCCATACAAGATCCGCGACCTGGTGGGTAGCCTGTCCGTCACGCCTCGATGGATCGAGCACGGCGACCGCTTCTGGTACGAGTGGGAGGACTCCCAGGGAAAGACCTTCGTCATTGTCGACCCGGTTCGCGGGACGCGTCGTCTCCTGTTCGACCGGGACCGCATCGCCGCCGAGCTCACGCGGCTCACCAGGGATCCCTGGGACGCCCAGCATCTACCCATTCGCAACATCCGCTTCATCGATGACAACACGCTGCAGTTCGAGGTGCAGACGTCCCAGGATGAGGTGATCACCGAGGCGGACACCGTCCAGGAGCAGGATCAGGAGCAGGAGCGCTCTCGCAGCCGCCGGCCGCGCACGCGCAAGCAGGTGATGTACTTCGAGTATGATGTCAACAGCCAGGCGCTGCGACTCCTGGAGGACTACGAGGCTCCCGACCTGCACCCGTCCTGGGCCAGCGTCTCCCCGGACACGGCCTGGGTTGTCTTCAGTCGTCATTTCGATCTGTGGATGATGAGCTACGACGAGTACCGGAAGATCCTCGACGCGCGCCGGGGGAAGTCGGGCGCGGAAGCGGATTCTGCGGAGATGAAGGTGGAAGTCGCCGAGGTCCGCCTGACCACGGACGGAGAAGAGCACTACAGCTACGGGTTCGCGGGCCGGGGCGACACCGACGACGAAACCCGCAAGGAATACGACAAGCGGCAGCGCTCGGGCGCCTCCTGGTCGCATGATTCCCGCTGGTTCGCACTCACGCGCCAGGACCGCCGCGAGGTGGGCGACCTCTGGGTCGTGCACGCCACCGGCAACAAGCGGCCCCAACTGGAAACGTACAAGTACGACATGCCGGGTGAGGAGAACGTCACCCAGACCGAGCTCTGGGTCTTCGACATGGAGGCCCGCGCCATCAAGCAACTCGACGACTCCCCCTGGAAGGACCAACGGATGGGGGTCTTCGACGATCCGGACAGCCGCGGTGGAGGCGGGTTCTTCGGCGGTGGTGGCAACGGCTCGGAGGAGATGCCGATCACGCGCTGGCTCTCCGACCGGTCCGGCGAGCTCTATTTCTGGCGTCGCAGTCGCGACCAGCATCGGGTGGACGTGCTGGTCGCCGATCCGGAGACCGGATCGGTGCGCGTGGTCATCGAGGAGCGCCTGAACACCTACATCGAGCATCAGAATCCGTACCGGTTGTCGAACGGCGACCTCATCTGGTGGTCGGAGCAGGACGGGTGGGCGCACCTCTATCGGGTCGCAGCGGACGGAACGCGCACGCAGCTGACCTCAGGCCCCTGGCACGTCGATGGCGTCGAGGGGGTCGATGAGACGCGAGGCTTCGTGTTCTTCACCGCCAACGCCCGGGAGGAGGGCGAGGATCCCTACTACCGGCATCTCTACCGCGTGGGAGTCAGCGGCACGGGCCTATCGCTCCTCGATCCCGGCGACTTCGATCACCAGGTCGCCGTGTCGGAGTCCAACCGGTACTTCGTGGACACCTACTCGCGTGTGAACACGACACCGGCGTCGGCGCTCTTCGATTCGAACGGGCGCAAGGTGATGGACCTGGAGACCGCCGATCTGAGCCGCCTGGAGGCGGCCGGGTACCAGATGCCGGAGCCTTACCGCGTCAAGGCCGCCGACGGAGTGACCGACCTCTATGGGGTCATGTACAAGCCGTACGACTTCGATCCGGAGCGGGTCTATCCGATCGTCGCCTACGTGTACCCCGGGCCGCAAACCGAGTCCGTGGCGAAGGCGTTTTCGCTGGCGCCCTTCGAGCAGGGACTGGCGCAGTTCGGGTTCATCGTGATCACCATCGGTAACCGGGGCGGCCACCCCGACCGCTCCAAGTGGTACCACAACTATGGCTACGGCAACCTCCGCGACTATGGATTGGCGGACAAGAAGGCCGCGATCGAGCAACTGGCGGACGAGCACGGCTTCATCGACCGGGACCGGGTGGGGATCTACGGTCATTCCGGTGGCGGCTTCATGTCCACGGCGGCGATGCTGGTCTATCCCGATTTCTTCAAGGTGGCAGTGTCGTCGTCCGGGAATCACAACAACGATGTCTACAACCAGAACTGGTCGGAGAAGCACGACGGCATCAAGGAGATCGTCGGCGACGATGGCGAGGTCTCCTTCGAGTACGACATCCAGAAGAACTCCGATCTGGCCGCCAACCTGAAGGGCCACCTGCTCCTCACCACCGGCGACGTCGACAACAACGTCCACCATGCGGGCACCTTCCGCATGGCCGAGGCGCTGATCCGGGCGGGCAAGCGCTTCGACTTCTTCGTCTTCCCTGGGCAGCGTCACGGCTACGGCAACATGAGCGACTACTGGTATTGGCTCCGGGCCGAGTATTTCGTTCGGAACCTGCTGGGAGACTCGCAGTGGAACGCCGATCGGGTCGAGCTGCAGGTGGAGACTCCGAAAACGGGCGGACGGGCGGGATCCTGA
- the galK gene encoding galactokinase, whose amino-acid sequence MNGPAPPRGTAGFARVFGADSTHRASAPGRVNLIGDHTDYNGLPVLPMAIQFRIAVWFRPRNDATVRLVNADPGSEPGSFRLDQPLERGAGGHWLNYTKAAAWAVQQLVEERGGQPRGMDAWVDGDVPVAAGLSSSSALVVATGLALLEANGLVVERTDLMGRLARAERFVGTEGGGMDQAISLGGARGHAARIDFDPLTLRTVPVPQSWRFVVAHSGQRAEKSGGVQAFYNRQVRRCAEALQQLAPHWSGADCQVLQRKSGAEVTYADLLRQAELDPLGRAADVLPPELFRCFRHTLTEAERVQRAERALRTGDTQTFGALMDASHASLADDYEVSTPRLNALVDAARAAGAAGARLTGAGLGGSVVALCDAVSEVAVKRDWTALLRTWGEDPVVFTAVPSPGAHVESLEPLSASG is encoded by the coding sequence TTGAACGGCCCCGCGCCTCCGCGCGGCACCGCCGGCTTCGCGCGCGTGTTTGGTGCGGACTCCACCCACCGTGCCTCCGCGCCGGGGCGCGTCAACCTGATCGGAGACCATACCGACTACAACGGGCTCCCGGTGCTCCCGATGGCCATCCAGTTCCGGATTGCGGTGTGGTTCCGCCCTCGCAACGACGCGACCGTCCGTCTGGTCAACGCTGATCCGGGCTCGGAGCCCGGCTCGTTCCGGCTGGACCAGCCGCTCGAGCGGGGAGCGGGCGGTCACTGGCTGAACTACACCAAAGCGGCCGCCTGGGCGGTACAGCAGCTCGTCGAGGAACGGGGCGGGCAGCCACGGGGCATGGATGCATGGGTCGATGGCGACGTTCCGGTGGCCGCCGGCTTGAGCTCCTCGTCCGCCCTCGTGGTGGCTACGGGGCTGGCCCTGCTCGAGGCGAACGGGCTCGTGGTCGAGCGCACCGACCTGATGGGGCGTCTGGCGCGCGCCGAGCGCTTCGTGGGCACCGAGGGTGGGGGCATGGATCAGGCGATCTCGCTGGGCGGCGCCCGTGGACATGCCGCCCGCATCGACTTCGACCCCCTCACGCTCCGCACCGTCCCCGTCCCGCAGTCCTGGCGCTTCGTGGTCGCCCACTCCGGCCAGCGTGCGGAGAAGTCCGGCGGCGTGCAGGCCTTCTACAACCGCCAGGTGCGCCGCTGCGCAGAGGCGCTGCAGCAGTTGGCGCCGCACTGGAGCGGAGCGGACTGCCAGGTGCTCCAACGCAAGTCGGGCGCGGAGGTGACCTACGCCGACCTGCTCCGCCAGGCCGAGCTCGATCCGTTAGGGCGCGCAGCGGACGTTTTGCCCCCGGAGCTGTTCCGCTGCTTTCGCCACACACTGACGGAGGCCGAACGCGTGCAGCGGGCGGAACGTGCATTGCGGACGGGCGACACCCAGACCTTCGGGGCCTTGATGGACGCCTCGCACGCGAGTCTCGCGGACGACTACGAGGTCAGCACGCCTCGCCTGAACGCGCTCGTGGACGCCGCCCGCGCGGCGGGGGCGGCGGGAGCGCGGCTCACCGGAGCGGGCCTGGGCGGCTCGGTGGTGGCGCTGTGCGACGCGGTCTCGGAAGTGGCCGTGAAGCGTGACTGGACCGCCTTGCTCCGCACCTGGGGCGAGGACCCGGTCGTCTTCACGGCCGTGCCTTCACCCGGTGCCCACGTCGAGTCCCTGGAGCCGCTCAGCGCGTCAGGCTGA